One halophilic archaeon DL31 genomic region harbors:
- a CDS encoding hypothetical protein (KEGG: hla:Hlac_3099 hypothetical protein) produces the protein MIELSQSRSTLSSSKTFNCYRVIGNYQMYEVLDDTAAQTILAIESGDSIRRVAQHLHTPYETVRQAVNRLEDAGYVTYDDGLTVVDERVRDAARELVAASAGVSPPSIEETYAIPQFSDWPFAFTRIDAVYVWTQGGYQVGREPDDYPLFLAVREQDVDAWETFFESFDLPTAFERQPQDELDGPLQIVLEPRASLDIEHVEGYPVIPRAETIEYMRENYAQFQSGLAMLDRMYEDLDLGVTYRETERAQP, from the coding sequence GTGATAGAACTCAGCCAGAGCCGTTCTACCCTGTCCTCTAGTAAGACTTTTAACTGTTACCGGGTTATTGGTAACTACCAGATGTACGAGGTTCTCGACGACACGGCGGCACAGACTATCCTCGCCATCGAGAGTGGTGACTCCATCCGCCGGGTCGCCCAACACCTCCACACGCCCTACGAGACAGTGAGACAGGCCGTCAATCGGCTGGAAGACGCAGGCTACGTCACCTATGACGACGGCCTCACTGTCGTCGACGAGCGCGTACGCGACGCAGCCCGCGAGCTCGTCGCTGCCAGCGCCGGCGTCAGTCCACCCTCCATCGAGGAAACGTACGCCATCCCACAGTTCAGTGACTGGCCGTTCGCGTTCACGCGGATCGACGCCGTCTACGTGTGGACTCAGGGCGGCTACCAGGTCGGTCGCGAGCCCGACGACTATCCATTGTTCCTCGCTGTTCGTGAGCAGGACGTCGACGCCTGGGAGACATTTTTCGAGTCGTTCGACCTCCCCACCGCATTCGAACGACAGCCCCAAGACGAGTTGGACGGACCGCTGCAGATCGTCCTCGAGCCACGCGCGTCACTCGACATCGAGCACGTCGAAGGGTACCCGGTGATCCCGAGAGCAGAGACAATCGAGTATATGCGCGAGAACTACGCCCAATTCCAGTCGGGGCTGGCGATGCTCGACCGGATGTACGAGGACCTCGACCTCGGCGTCACGTATCGAGAGACCGAACGGGCACAGCCATGA